A genomic region of Chryseobacterium sp. KACC 21268 contains the following coding sequences:
- a CDS encoding GH3 auxin-responsive promoter family protein — translation MATKALFNSVVNWFIRQRIDQIEHFKKYPTETQEGLLFSQMFYAEDTEYGQKYGFSSISNYKDFQKKVPIVCYEDFEPYIEKARQGQKDVFWPGVIRQFAKSSGTTNAKSKYIPITDESLEDCHYKAGKDLVSIYVNNHPESALFQHKNLRLGGSAEMYQDFNTKFGDLSAILIENLPFWVEIINTPSKKTSLMSEWESKMKAIIGEVKNEDVGSLTGVPSWMMVLLQRTLQETGKNSLSELWPNLEVFFHGGISFKPYKSQYQDIVGKNIRYYEIYNASEGFFAIQDQAGSDEMLLMLDYGIFYEFIPMDLYNNGVREAIPISEVEIGKNYAVVITTNGGLWRYLIGDTVKFTSTSPHRIKISGRTKHYINAFGEELMIDNVETALKTACEQLEASVSDYTGAPVFMTNSSKGCHEWIFEFTKKPHCIEQFTKVFDNTLKALNSDYEAKRYNDITLKAPIVHSAKPNLFYEWMASRGKLGGQNKVPRLSNDREYIEPLLKLNEN, via the coding sequence ATGGCAACCAAAGCTTTATTTAATTCTGTCGTCAATTGGTTTATCCGTCAGCGGATAGATCAGATCGAACATTTCAAAAAATATCCTACGGAAACTCAGGAAGGACTTCTGTTTTCCCAAATGTTCTATGCAGAAGATACGGAGTATGGGCAGAAGTACGGATTCAGCTCTATATCAAACTACAAAGATTTCCAAAAGAAAGTTCCAATTGTTTGCTACGAAGATTTCGAGCCTTACATAGAAAAAGCAAGGCAAGGACAGAAGGATGTCTTTTGGCCAGGTGTAATCAGGCAATTTGCAAAATCTAGCGGAACCACCAATGCAAAAAGCAAATACATTCCCATCACAGACGAAAGTTTGGAAGATTGCCATTACAAAGCAGGGAAAGATCTGGTTTCAATTTATGTGAACAACCATCCGGAAAGTGCCCTTTTTCAGCATAAAAATTTGAGATTAGGCGGAAGTGCGGAAATGTATCAGGATTTCAATACGAAATTTGGGGATCTTTCGGCAATCTTAATTGAGAATCTTCCATTTTGGGTAGAGATCATTAATACGCCAAGCAAAAAAACCTCCTTGATGTCCGAGTGGGAAAGTAAGATGAAAGCCATAATTGGCGAGGTAAAGAATGAAGATGTGGGAAGTCTCACAGGCGTTCCAAGCTGGATGATGGTTTTGCTCCAAAGGACTCTGCAGGAAACAGGGAAAAATTCTCTGTCCGAACTATGGCCAAATCTGGAAGTTTTTTTCCACGGTGGCATTAGTTTCAAGCCTTATAAAAGTCAGTACCAAGACATTGTTGGTAAAAATATCAGGTATTACGAGATCTATAATGCTTCCGAAGGCTTTTTCGCCATCCAAGATCAGGCAGGAAGCGATGAGATGCTCCTGATGTTGGATTACGGTATTTTCTATGAATTCATTCCAATGGATCTTTACAACAATGGAGTTCGAGAAGCGATTCCAATTTCTGAAGTTGAGATTGGCAAAAATTATGCTGTTGTGATCACTACCAACGGCGGACTTTGGCGTTATTTGATCGGCGATACAGTCAAATTTACATCCACAAGTCCTCATCGAATCAAGATATCTGGACGGACCAAACATTACATCAATGCATTTGGGGAAGAGCTGATGATCGATAATGTGGAAACAGCACTCAAAACAGCTTGTGAACAGCTGGAGGCAAGTGTCTCTGATTACACAGGCGCTCCGGTTTTTATGACCAATAGTAGCAAAGGCTGTCACGAATGGATTTTCGAATTTACCAAAAAACCACATTGCATCGAGCAGTTCACAAAAGTATTTGATAACACTTTGAAAGCTTTGAACTCAGATTACGAAGCTAAAAGATACAATGATATTACTTTGAAGGCGCCAATCGTGCATTCTGCAAAGCCCAATCTTTTTTACGAATGGATGGCAAGCAGAGGAAAACTTGGTGGACAAAATAAAGTACCAAGACTAAGCAACGACCGAGAATACATCGAGCCTTTGCTAAAGTTGAATGAGAATTAA